GCCACTCCAGTGGTGGACGGCGCCTTGAGTTTTCGGGTACCGGATAGGAGAGATCCGAATTCGATCGCCGCCATCTTCAGAACTTCCGGAAGCTGCTTCGAATCATCGGGATAAATATAGCGGCCAAAGTACATTCCCTCCTCATTCGAACCGACCTCCATCGGATTGCCGTTGGCATCGAGTGGCTGCATCGTCAGATCGCAAACAATGACGCCGGGCTTCGGCACCAATTGAAATGACGATTGAGGGACTGGTTGGTTGATTTCGCAGGAGACGACCTCGTATCGTTGTCGAAGCGTTGGCTTGCCTCGAAGTTCTCTCGGCGCGGAATCGTTCCCAAACCAGGTGATCGTGATGGATTGCGGCATCCAGAAGCTGGCAGCGACTTGACGCAGATCGTGATACTCTCGATCAGACTGAATTGGACTGGCCGTCGTCCAGCGACGAACTGCGAAACCGGCATTACGGTCGAGCCAGAATTGATTTTTGTCTGACGACTTGATGACCAGGCAGTCAGCGCCATCCAGAAGCTCATGGTTCGCGACAACCTGCCACTTTCCAGTTGCCAACAAGTCGGGCAGCCGGAATTTCGCTCGTTGCAGGTGGTCGAGGGGAACCTTGGCTCCGGTGATGCCATAGAGCATCAGATCGAGATAGTTAAAGTTCCCCTCATAAAAAAATTCCTGCGTTTTGAGGTGAGATGGCTTCTGGATATTGTGCTGTGGCCTTAACGAACGATCTTCCGCGCTGAAGTTCATGCGTCCTCCACGGCTGTTATCCAGCAAAACGTCTCCGTTGAAAACTCGAACCGACTCGCGAGTTTCCGTCGGTGTCTCGGGAAGCTGTTCGGTGATCTCTCGATACGTCGGGATCGTGATTCGTTCCGACAGGGGATACAGTCCAGGATGTTTTTGGTGGAGTTGGTTCATGACTCCGTTGAAAGTCTTTCCTTTCCGCTGACGGTTCAGCATGACTTTGTCTGCATCAATGACCAGCGTCGTGCGGTCGCCCTCAAGCTTGATCAGACTGTCGGCGTCCTTGAAAGCTGTGTAATAAACTTCCGGATCAGTCAAAACCTCGGAATCGGACTTTGTGACCAGCTGCAGCGACTTGATGGCGGCGTAGTTTTTGCGATACGTGGCCGCAACTTCTTCGAAAGGTGCGACCAACTTTTTCGAAGCCGACTCGGGCTGCGTGTTGTCGGCCGGAAACTGAGTGGTGATGCCGGCTGCAAGTGCCGTGGTCGCGGCGACGCCAATGATCGCCGCTTTGCCAACGGCAAACGATTGGCCGACCGAACTGAATAGTGCTTTGAATTGTGCAAACACGTTGCCCATCGTGGTAACCGCAACGGGATTGACGGTCGAAGCCGCAGTCAACGTCGATGCAATCAACGACGTCGGCAGGGCGGCCGAGGCGGCATTCTGTGACAGCAACACGGTGAGTGTTGCCGACGAAAACACCAGACCTTGTCGAGTAAGACGGTTGGCCAACAGTTTTCGAGCGCGCATTAATCGAGTCGAGATCGTTGCCTCGGGACAATTGAGTTGATTGGCGGCTTCACGTTGCGTCATCCCAGCAATGTCACACAGCAGGACGGGCAGACGGTAAATCTCAGGCAGTTTGTCCAATTCTTGATCCAGAATCGGTTCAAGATCGCCCCAAAGGTTCTTTTCGGTGGTCGACGGTTCAGGAATCTCGGACATTCGTAGTTCCTTTTGTACTCGGGCATCGACCTTTGACTTTGCCCTGAGTGCCGTGCGATAAGCGACGCGATGTAACCAGATGGCGAGCGTTTCTCCATGTCGGATCTCCCCGGCGTGGCGGGCGAGTGACATAAACGTCGACTGAAAGATATCTTCGGCGTCGTGATGGTTTGAAAGAATTCGCTGGCAGACCCCGAATACGAATGGCCCGAAGCGCCGAGTCAGCTGTTCAAAGGCCGTCTGATCTCGACGTTCGACGAAGGCCTTTAGCAGTTGGTCGGTCGTCGCTTCGGATTCGCCAGAAGGCGGATCGATGCTTTCCAGTGTCAGTCCCGACTTTTCCATCAATTTCGCCCAGGCTTGAACAACTGAAATAACTGGAACAGGCGCATCTAGTTCCACATATTTCCAGTAGCCGTGTACACACTTAACAACCAGGAATGATTCACCATGGTCGCGATGCACCGCGCCCTACTGCTGTGGCAATCGAACAACCGATACTGATATAGAGCCATCGTGACGCACCATTCTTGCATTTTTCCCCGCGAATTTGAGAGATTCACTCTAAAAGACAGCCGCGTCCGGTGCAGGCGAGAGCTTGACTCGACGAAGGACGGCTCTTGAAGAATAGTCGAGTTGACAGGACACCGTTAGAACATTTTTGGCCAGCGTTTACGGCTGGGATGCGGGTTTGTGGCGACGGATCGAGAACGGAATCCCTGTCCTTCAATAACGTTGTGCCTCTGCGGTATGGGCGGGTCGAGCGCCCCGGTTGGGTAAATCACCGACGATTCGCGTGAAGCCGCGTCCCAATCCACTCAACGAGGCGAGGCTTCCCATTAAGCTCGGCGATCTCTTGGGCCGTGCGTCCGTCTGCGTCGCGGGCCAACAGGTCAGCTCCCGCTTCAACAAGCAGTGCCAGAGTCTTCGGCACCGTGTTTCTCTCGGCCGCATAATGGATGGCCGTTCGCCCACTGGAACTGTGCGCATTAACATCTGCACCGTGCCCGATTAACCACGCCACAGTACGATGATCGCCTTGATTTGCGAATGCTTGCAGAAGAGTGCGTCCTGTGCCAACTCCATGATCGATTGCAAGGCCGTGGGATACGAGCGCTTCGGCGACATCATACGCCCCTCGGCCGTGACGTTGAAGATGGCCCAGCGCGGCCGGGAGACACGCATCTGTGGCTGCGGCTCCGTGATCCAGGAGCCAGCGGACAAGCATAAGGCTTTCAGAAGACCAGCACGCGCAGAACAGAGGCGTCGCGTCACCAATACCTCGATAACACGCAAGCGCATTCAAATCGGCACCATGTTCGGCGAGAGTCATTGCCGCTTGCGCCTGAACTGCCATTCGATCGTGCCCATGAGATTTCCAGTCGGATGCACACGCGACGTGCAGCGGGGTCACTCGACTGCTGGCCGGTTCCATATCCGCGGTGAGGCGTGCGTCTGCGCGAGCTCGCCTCAGCCTATTCGTCATTCCTTTTACATCCCCCATCGCCGCCATCGTGAAAATGTTACGCTCGATACCAGCTTGAAGGAGCGTCTCAGCTAGGGCGATATGACCTTCTCGCATCGTCTCGCAAATCCAGTCCCAATTCGCTGTTGTGCCGGCATCGAGCAGCTCTTGGACCATCTTCACGTCGCCGTGCAGGAGTGCTGCCGCTATGACCGTCGCTCGGGCTTTTCCTCGCGGGTGTTTGACTCCCGATCGGTAGCGTTCGCGCCGGCGGGCATTGATGCACGCCCGGCAAGTGCGAGCGAGCCCGTCGGCTGTCTGTGCCGAGCCATTAAAGTCTGCGGCCGGCAGCCTCTTCCCACATGCAGCGCAAGTCTTGTTGTCAATCATTTTCAGGGAATTGTAGCGGGGCAGATTCAGAAGGAGAACGTGAGGTAGACGTCACGCCATCCACGATCTGTCGATACACGAGTGTTCCGGAGCCGGGTAATCTGGATGTGTGAGATCTACATTTCATCACTATGCTTGTACTAGAGAGCATTTCATAACCGCCTCATTGTAATGAGCGCGCAGNNNNNNNNNNNNNNNNNNNNNNNNNNNNNNNNNNNNNNNNNNNNNNNNNNNNNNNNNNNNNNNNNNNNNNNNNNNNNNNNNNNNNNNNNNNNNNNNNNNNNNNNNNNNNNNNNNNNNNNNNNNNNNNNNNNNNNNNNNNNNNNNNNNNNNNNNNNNNNNNNNNNNNNNNNNNNNNNNNNNNNNNNNNNNNNNNNNNNNNNNNNNNNNNNNNNNNNNNNNNNNNNNNNNNNNNNNNNNNNNNNNNNNNNNNNNNNNNNNNNNNNNNNNNNNNNNNNNNNNNNNNNNNNNNNNNNNNNNNNNNNNNNNNNNNNNNNNNNNNNNNNNNNNNNNNNNNNNNNNNNNNNNNNNNNNNNNNNNNNNNNNNNNNNNNNNNNNNNNNNNNNNNNNNNNNNNNNNNNNNNNNNNNNNNNNNNNNNNNNNNNNNNNNNNNNNNNNNNNNNNNNNNNNNNNNNNNNNNNNNNNNNNNNNNNNNNNNNNNNNNNNNNNNNNNNNNNNNNNNNNNNNNNNNNNNNNNNNNNNNNNNNNNTAACCTTGTACGAGCCCCCACACCATAGACATTCTGTTAATCATCCGCTTTCCGAAAAAGCGGCCAATCAATTTTGTGCCTCGCCGCGACGAGTCTCTTCGATTGCGGGCGACAGAGCCTTTCGATTTGGGTGAAGCACTGCAACATTGCCGACCGGTACCCGTTCAGATTCAGCCGTTGATTTCCCACTCTGGCCTTGTCAGTTGGAGCTCCCGGACGCTTGCATCCAACACATGTTTTTTCATCTGGTTGGTCTTGACCAACAATCAAAAGAGGCAGTAGTAACCCCAAGACAAATGGTCTTTCTGGATCGAGCCTACGGGCTGTCGAAGGAGTCGAGCAACTTGGTCTCACTGCAACTTTTCCGCGTCGCGTATCGTTTGAGAGCCTTCGCATTCATCGTCGCAATTGGAACGCAATCATGGGCCCTGGCGGATCAGCCTGCCACGGACTTCGACCGCGATGTCGGCAAGATCGAGTTCATCGGCAACACCGTTTTTTCCGCTGACGAACTTCGGCAGGCCCTATTGGATGACCCCCAAGTCCAGTTTGCAACACGACCCTTTTGTTCGCTCGAGACCTTTCAGAGAACGCTGGAACAGCGGTTGACGGCCGGTTATCTCCAATACGGTTATTCGAAACCTAAAATTGACGTTCACCAAAACGATCAAATCTCGAATGTCACCATCGAAATCGACGTCGGCGCCAAATTTCACGCGGGTCGCTTGGAAGTCACGGGGTCCGACCACATCTCGGCTCGAGCGCTCGAAGACTGGATTCTCAATCCCCGCCCCAAATCGGATGCGATCCCGGTCCGTGCCGGAGCCGATGGAAAAACGACGCACTGGATCACGAGCGGCGGTGCGCCGAGTATGCTTGAAATCCCGTTGTGGAAACCAAATGACGCTGTTTCCTTTCACCCACCGAAGCGAGAGGAATGTCGGAAGGAAATCTTGCGATTCTGCCACGCACAGGGATTTTTTGAAGCCAACGTCACCGCCACCGTCCGGGAAGAGAATGATGGAACAGCGACACTTGTTGTCGCCGTTGACGACGAAGGACCGCGATCGTGTCTTGAAGAAATCCACATCGTCGGCCTGAAACGGAACCATCCCGAAGAACTGATCGAGTTTCTGCAGCTAAAGCGGGGAATGCCAGTCACAAAAACGTTGTACGCTGAATTGCAGTACAAGTTCTTCGAGTGCGGCAAGTATCTCGAACACAAAGTGAAATTTGAAACCGCAGGGGAAACGAATTTCTCGTTGCACATTGAGGTCTACGAGAACGAACTGGCCTCGCCACTGAATCAAAGGAGGTCCGATGCCGAAGAAGCCGCTTGTCGTCTGGCGAGCTGGCTGAACCGATTGAGCGAAGTTCAGGAAGACCTGATCATCGAATCGGTATCCAAACCCGGTCTGCGCATGCTCTGGTCCATCCGCAATCAAGTGCTGTTGGCGGAATATGTTCAACGACTACGGGCCGATGCCCCCATTCAATACGGGATCGCGGTGCTGGCGGACCAATCGGGAGTTGTCTTCAGCGCACTGCATCGTGGCGAGAATCTGATCGTTCCTCGATTCGATGGCCAGGTCAACATTTACGCCACTGCGACAACGAATCGGCCGAACAGGCATGGCGAAAGAACAAAACTCGCGATGGGAACCGGTGTGCACTCCGCGCCAGCCGGACAATTGCCGGTTTCTGCCGTCGTCTTGATACCACCAGCGTCAATGATTAGCGACTTCTTGAAATCCGGTCGGAACGTCACAATTCAAAACGGTCGAGTCCTTTGTACAGACGCCCAATTTCATCTGGAGATGGAGTTCGAAACGGGAAGACTGCTGGAATACGTCTTCGACAACGATGAATGGGGATCCATCCGTATTTCAACGGCCGTCGATCGATTGCCGTCGGCGATTGAAGAACATCATCGACGCGTGGACGGATTCAAATCCGTTTTCGAACCCCAACATCCCAGTACGTCCGTCGTGCGGTTCGGCTTGAATCTGATCGAACCTCTTTTTTTGCCCACGACAGTGTCCCGAAGAGCTTTCTCTGGGGCCAACCCATTCGATGACAATGATTCCGATGCGGAGATGGATTCGATTCCCGATGCTGACGCGCTTTGCGAATATTGGCAAAAAGTCGGTCGGATCGAACGTGGACTCAATGTCGCCCGTACGTTCGCGAAACCAGAGATTCTGCAACCATTCGATCTGCTTCTGGCCGAATTGATCCGTAGCATACATGAAAAAAATGGCGACAGATTCGCGACGCCGCAGGAAAACGATGCCCCATATGCGCCCGTCCTTCGCGCGTTTGAAAAAGTCGCCACCATGTTACTCGATCGGAAAAGTTGGGGTTACCGCGTTACGCGTGACTGGAGCCAGGCCGTCAATAACTGGCGAAGTCCTGAAGTGAAATTTATCTACACCGGACTGATCGCTGATCTGGAATCCGAGAAGCTGGGGCCTCTCGGCGCGTACTATTCAACGTTCATCGGCAAGATGACGAGTTCTCCCCAAAACGGCGACATGGCGCAGGCGGCGCTCAAGCATGTGACCCTGAGCAACGTGATACGCGACGCGAATCAACTGTTCACCCCCGATGCACCACTCACACAAATCCTGTCCAGCGTCATGAATTCGGTAGCGGACTGCTCTCCAGAAGAATGGGAGGATTTCGTATTTACGATGGCCTCTCAGGAATTCCAATCATTCGCTGTCGACGCGCACCGAGTCTGTTGCGAACACAAACAGAACCCCCAGGATTGGGTTTCCGATCTGATCGAACGGATGTACCCCGATGTCATCGAACGCGCATTGTGGTCCCATTTCATCAAGGCTCTGCCTCAGCAGAACCAAACAACTTCGACGCTGGATGGCAGAGAGCAGAACGACGTGTACGGAAAACCGCATTCGACGACGGATACCTCACCTAAGAGCGACGGCACACAAAGAGAAACATCTGAATTCACTTTCGATACGCTGCTGCCCAATCGGGTGAAATGAGACGAGGCGACAAGCTCGACACAACGTCATGGTGTTCTTGAATCCTTGCGAAGCCAGCGCCCGCTATTTCGACAGGCTGCTCTTGCTTGGTCAGGGCGAAAAAACGGGGATCGGGCGGTCAGGGCTGGACAAGCGACCGCGCTGGAGTCCCCGGGCTTCATCAAAGCCCTCTACCCCCTGCCACCCCAAGATTTCCCGGTGAAAATGCACTAGACTACCGACTGTCATCGTGGCCCTCTTTTTTATTGGAACCTGAATGCGGTCGATTCTGCTTTCGATTCTTGGTAGCTGTTTTGCATCAGTGGGATTCGCGGCTGCGCCCAATGAGGATCACTTTCCGCAGCCTCCCAACAAAAAAGGGCTGCAAGTTCAGATGATCGACGATGCGATCACACTCGGTGTGCATCATGCCGCACTGAACGTCGATCTCACGCAGTTGATTGACCCCACGGGTCAAGAAAATGGGCCGAAATGGACCGTCAACGGCAAGCAGTTCGCATTCTCACCCACTCAAGTGGCAGGGATTGATGACCGCGTTAAACCGCTCAGCGATCGCCAGATGGTCGTCACTCTGATACTGCTCACCTATGCGTCTCAAGACGAGAAGCGAAACCAGTTAATGCTGCATCCCCGCTATGCGCAGGGCGAAAAAATGGCGGGGCCGATTGCCATGTTCAATACGACGACCGCGAACGGAGCGGATGCTCTGCAAGCCTGCCTGGAATTTCTGGCCGACCGCTACAGTGTCGACCAGGGACATGGCCGGGTTTGGGGATACATCTGTGGAAACGAAGTGAACTCGCACTGGTTCTGGTCCAACATGGGCCACGTGACACCTGACGAGGTGATCACGGAGTACGAACGAGCCGTACGCCTAATTCATCGTGCCGTGCGAAAGTCGTCACGCGAGGCGCGCGTCTATATCTCGATGGACCACTTCTGGAATGAACGTTACGTGGCGGGGAGTGCCACGCAATGCTTGGGCGGTCGAGAGTTCCTTGATCGCTTCGCCACAAAGGTGAGCGAGAACGGCAACTTTGACTGGCATCTGGCGCACCATCCCTATCCAGAGCCGCTCACCGATCCTAGATTCTGGCGGGACAGCCTCCATGCCCCCCACAATAACCAGGCGCAATCGATCACGTTCCGCAATCTGGACGTGCTGATGGAATTTCTGCAGCTGGATCGACTGATGTTTGAAGGAAGGCCGCGGCGAGTGATCCTTTCGGAGCAAGGGTTCCACTGCAACGAACGCCGTCCACAGGGAGAACTTGAACAGGCATCCGCCTATGCCTTGGCCTACAAAGCCGTCGACAAGCTTCCCGGAATCGATGCATTTATCTTGCACCGCCACACCGACCATGCTCAGGAAGGAGGATTGAACCTGGGACTTTGGACAAACCGGCCGGGCCAGATTTGTACTCCTGATCGCAAACGAAAAATGTACGAAGTATTTCAGGCCGCCGGCACGCCGGATGAACAGCACATGTTTGAGTTTGCCTTGCCGATCATCGGTGCCGCTGATTGGGACGAAGCCCTGCGAAATCTCACGACCCCCTAGTGATGCGTGACTCGAGACGGGCTCTAGATTCATTCCTGAACCGTCTACGTACTGAATAGAAGACTTTCCGGCGGGAAGGTCATTCAGCGGCGTCTTGAGTTGCAGCAAAACTTATACTTCCGACCGCTCTGACACGGGCACGGTGCGTAAGGTTCCGTTCCAGGGTAAGTCTCGACACGCGGTTTGACTTCAAGTTGTTCTATAGCAATGAGGTACCGCTTGCGAGCCGTCGGTGCAAATGCGGGAACATCTCACGGTGCCGTTGGATCATGGGAACGAGCACGGATCGTTGAAACTCTTCAAATTCCACTTCATCCATCTGAAGAGATTCCCGCGTTTTGTCTAGACGTTTTTCCAATCCATCATCCGACAACAATGCAACATTGTAACAGAGTTGGCCCATCGCAGCGGCCTGCTTGACCTGTTCCATGGAACCATCTGTCTGATCGATCAATGGCTTTATGTAGTCTACTAATTCTTCTGCGATGCCTTCCATTTCATCATCTTTCGTTTGATTGCAACGAATGCTTTCCAAAGTCTCGGGCAACATCAATGGATACCGTCGACTCGATTTATCGGGTGGTTCTAAACGAGCGAAGTCGCAAATCAAAACGTTACATTTGATCCAATTGGATTTGCCCGGCGTTCTGACGAGCAGTGGACTGAAAGGGCGAAATGTTGACGAAGCTCACAGAATCCATTCTCACTCGCTCGACCTCGCACCGAAGTGTCGTCACCTCTCTCAAAAATGGAGCCACCAATGAGCCAGTCCGCATTGTCATGCCCCAAGTGCCAAGATGAAATGATTCAGGGATACGTACTGGACTACACCTATGGGGCGGTCCTGGTTTCGCAGTGGGCTGAAGGACAACCGCAAAATTCTTGGAGAGGAACACTCAAAGTCCCCATGAAAGAGTCGACGTCGTTCTTGCCAAGCATGAAATACCGCACGATTCCCGTGGCCACATTCCGTTGTCAGTCCTGTGGCTTCCTTGAATCGTATGCTCGCGAGGAATTCGCCGCGAAGTGAATTCGCGGCTCCCCCTATCCATCAGTATTTCACGCTCGGCCTCTCCCTTCCGCATGTCGCCGCCTATAATGTGATGATTTGGAAGCGTCACGGGAGGAACGGGATTGTGAATAGGAATTCAGTGGTTGCCGAACAGAATCCCGTGGGCTGGCGGTTCGACAACACGTACGCGCAACTGCCTGACGTTTTTTTCGCGCCGGCCAAACCGGTCACCGTCAGTTCGCCTCGCGTCGTGATTCTCAATCATCGATTGGCAGAGGAACTCGGCCTCGAACTCAATTCGATTTCACAGGAAGCCGCGGCGGCACTGTTCGCAGGCCAGGATCTGCCCAGCGGGTCACGACCGATTGCTCAGGCCTATGCGGGGCATCAATTTGGCAATTTCACGATGCTCGGTGATGGCCGCGCCATCCTGCTGGGCGAACACCGCTCGCGGTCTGGTCAACTCGTCGATATTCAGTTGAAGGGAGCCGGACAGACATCTTATTCCAGACGCGGCGATGGCCGTGCCGCTCTGGGACCGATGCTCCGTGAGTACATCATCAGCGAGGCAATGTTCGCACTCGGGATTCCGACCACCCGAAGTCTCGCCGTCGTCACGACGGGCGAACCTGTCTACCGTGAAACGAAGCTGCCAGGAGCGATCCTGACTCGCGTCGCCGCCAGTCACATTCGAGTCGGCACATTCGAGTACACGGCAGCCACTCAGAATGAGACGAATCTGCGAATCCTGGCAGACTACACAATCCACCGTCATTACCCGGAACTGGCAAACTCGCCAAGTCGGTATTCGGATTTCTTACGTGCGGTCGTGGACCGCCAGGCCGCACTCATCGCCCAATGGTTACTTGTCGGCTTCATCCATGGCGTGATGAATACCGACAACATGGCGATTTCCGGCGAGTCGATTGATTATGGCCCGTGTGCCTTCATGAACGCCTACCTTCCTGAAACGGTTTTCAGTTCGATCGACCGCTCCGGCCGGTACGCCTACGGGAATCAACCCGCGATTGCACAGTGGAATTTGACGCGTTTCGCTGAGACGCTGATACCACTCATCGCTCCAGAGCAGGAGCAGGCCATTGCCATTGCGACGGAGATCCTCAACGAATATCCGGCCTTGTTTGAACAATACAGACTGGCCGGGATGCGGACAAAGCTGGGACTTCAGAATGCCGAGACGGGGGATCTCGAGCTAGCTCAGTCCCTGCTTCGCTGGATGCAGAAAGTCGGTGCGGATTTCACAAAAACATTCCGCGATCTTTCAGAGACAGCATTGCCAATCGGAGACCGCTACGAAGATCCTGACTTCCAGGAATGGCAGTCTCAATGGCAGCATCGGCTCAGCCGCGAGAACCGGTCGAACGACGTCGCCCGCGCCGCGATGAGGGGCGTCAATCCCGCGATCATTCCTCGGAATCATCGAGTCGAAGAAGCACTCGCCGCCGTACAAGACCATAACGACCTATCGGTGCTGCAGCAACTGCTGGCCGCGTTGGCATCGCCCTATGAATCCCGCCCCGATTTCGAACGGTATCAAGAGGCTCCATCTGACGATGGCGGCTACCGAACATTCTGCGGCACATAGACACGTGACCCCAACACCTTGTTCACTCACGCCATGACGCCATTTCATTCGACGACGTCGGCATCGTGTTCGGATTTTGCCTCAACGGCAGCATGCAGTTCTTTCAAAGAACGGAGCTGGCGGATTTGGGGCCATTTCTTGGCAACGCCAACGACGACCAGGATGGTGCCGATACCGCCGCCCACGACAGACGCGATGGGGCCGAAGAGTTTCGCGGTGACGCCAGATTCTAGTCCCCCGAGTTCGTTGCTCGCGCCGATGAAGACCTGATTCACTGCCGAAACGCGACCACGCATGGTGTCTGGAGTCAATGATTGGACCAACGTCTGCCGGATGACCACGCTGATGTTGTCGCTGGCGCCGATGATGAACAGCATCACGAGACTTAACCAGAAGTCTTGTGACAGGCCAAAGACGATCGTCGCGGCACCAAAGGCGGCGACAGACCATAGCAGCGTTCGGCCAGCGCGCATCGTGGGGGTTCGATGTGCCTGAAGGACCGCCATCATGAATGCCCCCAGCGCTGGTGCAGCGCGCATCCAGCCGTAGCCAATCGATTGCACGCCGAGCCGTTCTGCGAATACCGGCAACAAATAAGTAGCACCTCCCAGCAGCACAGCCAAGAGATCCAGCGTCATCGCGGCGAGCAGCAACGGCGAATCAAGCACGAACCGTAGTCCAGCCGACAATGAGCCCCATCCCCACTCATGCTTTGTGGCTTCAGCGGGTTCGTCCCGCGGCAGAAACAGAGTGATTGCAAAACAAACAGCCAAACACAGCGCCGACATCAGATACGACCAGGCCACGTCGAAGACGATCAATAGCCCCGACACGGCCGGGCCAACCCACGCTGCCGTCTCGAACAGGCTGCTCATCCAGGCAAATGCGTTTGAAAATGCGACTCGGGGAACAAGATTCGGCACGATCGACGACCTGGCGGGCCTCGCGAATGTCAGTGCCGTCGCATTGATGCCAAGTAGCGACAGCGTCACCACTAGCGACAACCCTTCGGGATTCCACGCCCGCAGCACGGCCAGCGCCGCGGGACAGAGCGCCAAGGGAACCTGTGTGACTAGCAGAACCCGTTTTCGGCTGAACCGATCCGCAATGTGCCCGGCCGGAAGCGCAAACAGAATCACGGGAATTGCGTTGATCAGCCCGACCAGTCCGATGACGAACGCATCCTTGGTTTGCTGATAGACATCCCATTGCACGGTTGCGGACAAGACCTGGCTGCCAACCACGGCAAGTACGTAGCTCACTGCAAAGCGTCGAAACGACGCATACCGAAAAGCTTCATACGGATCATGTTTCACTGGCTGGAACGTTGGCCCATTCACCATCACGCAACATTTTCATCCTGACAGGTCTACCCCGTCGTTTTCAATTTGGTTGTGCGAGCAAGTCGACGAGCGGCCATTCACCAGGATTTCGCGGGATGCTCAAAGCCTTTCATAATCCACAGGTCCAAGCCCAGTGTCCTCTTAACCACGGGATCTTTTTGCTTCTCGTCCCATTTGAGGTAAGTCCGGCATCGGACCAATGATT
This genomic interval from Schlesneria paludicola DSM 18645 contains the following:
- a CDS encoding SEC-C metal-binding domain-containing protein: MAIEQLEVKPRVETYPGTEPYAPCPCQSGRKYKFCCNSRRR
- a CDS encoding POTRA domain-containing protein; its protein translation is MVSLQLFRVAYRLRAFAFIVAIGTQSWALADQPATDFDRDVGKIEFIGNTVFSADELRQALLDDPQVQFATRPFCSLETFQRTLEQRLTAGYLQYGYSKPKIDVHQNDQISNVTIEIDVGAKFHAGRLEVTGSDHISARALEDWILNPRPKSDAIPVRAGADGKTTHWITSGGAPSMLEIPLWKPNDAVSFHPPKREECRKEILRFCHAQGFFEANVTATVREENDGTATLVVAVDDEGPRSCLEEIHIVGLKRNHPEELIEFLQLKRGMPVTKTLYAELQYKFFECGKYLEHKVKFETAGETNFSLHIEVYENELASPLNQRRSDAEEAACRLASWLNRLSEVQEDLIIESVSKPGLRMLWSIRNQVLLAEYVQRLRADAPIQYGIAVLADQSGVVFSALHRGENLIVPRFDGQVNIYATATTNRPNRHGERTKLAMGTGVHSAPAGQLPVSAVVLIPPASMISDFLKSGRNVTIQNGRVLCTDAQFHLEMEFETGRLLEYVFDNDEWGSIRISTAVDRLPSAIEEHHRRVDGFKSVFEPQHPSTSVVRFGLNLIEPLFLPTTVSRRAFSGANPFDDNDSDAEMDSIPDADALCEYWQKVGRIERGLNVARTFAKPEILQPFDLLLAELIRSIHEKNGDRFATPQENDAPYAPVLRAFEKVATMLLDRKSWGYRVTRDWSQAVNNWRSPEVKFIYTGLIADLESEKLGPLGAYYSTFIGKMTSSPQNGDMAQAALKHVTLSNVIRDANQLFTPDAPLTQILSSVMNSVADCSPEEWEDFVFTMASQEFQSFAVDAHRVCCEHKQNPQDWVSDLIERMYPDVIERALWSHFIKALPQQNQTTSTLDGREQNDVYGKPHSTTDTSPKSDGTQRETSEFTFDTLLPNRVK
- a CDS encoding ankyrin repeat domain-containing protein, with the protein product MTNRLRRARADARLTADMEPASSRVTPLHVACASDWKSHGHDRMAVQAQAAMTLAEHGADLNALACYRGIGDATPLFCACWSSESLMLVRWLLDHGAAATDACLPAALGHLQRHGRGAYDVAEALVSHGLAIDHGVGTGRTLLQAFANQGDHRTVAWLIGHGADVNAHSSSGRTAIHYAAERNTVPKTLALLVEAGADLLARDADGRTAQEIAELNGKPRLVEWIGTRLHANRR
- a CDS encoding DUF5722 domain-containing protein, which translates into the protein MRSILLSILGSCFASVGFAAAPNEDHFPQPPNKKGLQVQMIDDAITLGVHHAALNVDLTQLIDPTGQENGPKWTVNGKQFAFSPTQVAGIDDRVKPLSDRQMVVTLILLTYASQDEKRNQLMLHPRYAQGEKMAGPIAMFNTTTANGADALQACLEFLADRYSVDQGHGRVWGYICGNEVNSHWFWSNMGHVTPDEVITEYERAVRLIHRAVRKSSREARVYISMDHFWNERYVAGSATQCLGGREFLDRFATKVSENGNFDWHLAHHPYPEPLTDPRFWRDSLHAPHNNQAQSITFRNLDVLMEFLQLDRLMFEGRPRRVILSEQGFHCNERRPQGELEQASAYALAYKAVDKLPGIDAFILHRHTDHAQEGGLNLGLWTNRPGQICTPDRKRKMYEVFQAAGTPDEQHMFEFALPIIGAADWDEALRNLTTP
- a CDS encoding RNA polymerase sigma factor codes for the protein MEKSGLTLESIDPPSGESEATTDQLLKAFVERRDQTAFEQLTRRFGPFVFGVCQRILSNHHDAEDIFQSTFMSLARHAGEIRHGETLAIWLHRVAYRTALRAKSKVDARVQKELRMSEIPEPSTTEKNLWGDLEPILDQELDKLPEIYRLPVLLCDIAGMTQREAANQLNCPEATISTRLMRARKLLANRLTRQGLVFSSATLTVLLSQNAASAALPTSLIASTLTAASTVNPVAVTTMGNVFAQFKALFSSVGQSFAVGKAAIIGVAATTALAAGITTQFPADNTQPESASKKLVAPFEEVAATYRKNYAAIKSLQLVTKSDSEVLTDPEVYYTAFKDADSLIKLEGDRTTLVIDADKVMLNRQRKGKTFNGVMNQLHQKHPGLYPLSERITIPTYREITEQLPETPTETRESVRVFNGDVLLDNSRGGRMNFSAEDRSLRPQHNIQKPSHLKTQEFFYEGNFNYLDLMLYGITGAKVPLDHLQRAKFRLPDLLATGKWQVVANHELLDGADCLVIKSSDKNQFWLDRNAGFAVRRWTTASPIQSDREYHDLRQVAASFWMPQSITITWFGNDSAPRELRGKPTLRQRYEVVSCEINQPVPQSSFQLVPKPGVIVCDLTMQPLDANGNPMEVGSNEEGMYFGRYIYPDDSKQLPEVLKMAAIEFGSLLSGTRKLKAPSTTGVAGAIGRAAVAGSESPIQTRRVIANPISWFIAANALFLLVVAGYFIYRRRLS
- a CDS encoding PF20097 family protein; translation: MSQSALSCPKCQDEMIQGYVLDYTYGAVLVSQWAEGQPQNSWRGTLKVPMKESTSFLPSMKYRTIPVATFRCQSCGFLESYAREEFAAK